The genomic interval AGCTTCGCCTTGACGCGGCTCGCGTTCTCCGCGGTAATCTGGTTTTCCATGTACGCCGGAACCAGGATATCACAGGGGAGCTCGAGGATCGCTTCGCTCTGAACCCCGTCGCTCTCGGGGAAACCGACGACGGACTTGCTCGCGTATTTGTGCTCAATGAGGCGAGCGACGTGAAGCCCACGCGGATTATAAATACCGCCCCGTGAGTCGCTGACGCCGACAATACGACATCCTTCTTCCACGAGCTCGCTCGCGAGAAATGACCCTGCGTTGCCAAAACCCTGCACAACCACACTCTTACCACGGAGATCGCCCCAGCCCATAAACTTCGCGAAGGCGTGGATTGCAAACCTGCAGCCGCGGCCAGTTGCACTCTGACGCCCGTGAAGTCCGCCGAGAGAGACGGGCTTGCCTGTAACAACCGCAGGTTCCCAAGAACCAACAATTTGACTGTACTCATCCGCAAGCCAAGCCATCTCCCTCTCGCCGGTGCCAACGTCCGGAGCCGGAATGTCGCGCTTCGGGCCGATGACTCCGGCGAATTGCTGCGTATAGCCGCGGGTAAGACGCTCGAGCTCTGGAACGGATAGCGACTTCGGATCGCATATCACGCCACCCTTCGCGCCGCCGAACGGAATCTCTACGAGCGCGCACTTCCAGCTCATCCACATCGCAAGCGCACTCACCTCGTCCTGCGTCACCGTCGGCGCATAGCGGATACCGCCCTTGCCGTAGCCGCGCGCGAGGTTATGCTGTACGCGGTAGCCGGTAAACTCCCGCGGGTTCCCGTCGTCCATCACCACCGGAAAAGTCGCCTCGAATGGCTGCTCGGGCGTGCGCAGCCGCACTCGCTCACTCTCGCTGAGCCCAAGAAGCTCTGCCACACTGTCAAACTGTTGTTGGGCTATCTCGAAAGGATTTGCCGTTGCCGTTTCCATGTCTCGTTCCCCCATCATATATTAGAAAAACCCTTATGGGAAACAAAGTCCACCTATATACTAGAACCTACAGTCTGTTCGAAACGAAACCACCTTGTTTGCCTATCACGTCACCCTGGCGGTGCTGTAATATGTGCGCACAAATGAATCTTTGAGCTCGCTGAACGTCCCGTCAATGATCGCCGTTCGCATCCGTTTCATAAGCGAGGTAATAAAAAAAAGATTGTGGATCGAGGCGAGCGTGTAGC from bacterium carries:
- a CDS encoding Glu/Leu/Phe/Val dehydrogenase, which encodes MMGERDMETATANPFEIAQQQFDSVAELLGLSESERVRLRTPEQPFEATFPVVMDDGNPREFTGYRVQHNLARGYGKGGIRYAPTVTQDEVSALAMWMSWKCALVEIPFGGAKGGVICDPKSLSVPELERLTRGYTQQFAGVIGPKRDIPAPDVGTGEREMAWLADEYSQIVGSWEPAVVTGKPVSLGGLHGRQSATGRGCRFAIHAFAKFMGWGDLRGKSVVVQGFGNAGSFLASELVEEGCRIVGVSDSRGGIYNPRGLHVARLIEHKYASKSVVGFPESDGVQSEAILELPCDILVPAYMENQITAENASRVKAKLIAEAANGPLTPEADVILAENEVVVIPDILANAGGVFVSYLEWLCFPLTEGEVRTRLEQRMYKMAKDVWKQAESAHVILRNAAYMIAVRRVVEAMRARGER